One segment of Rubripirellula amarantea DNA contains the following:
- a CDS encoding cytidine deaminase: MSEIKSTDIDRLVRRATQARDHAYAPHSHFYVGSAVLVEDGQIVDGCNVENASYSLCMCAERTAAAAAVASGHRNIRAVAVASIGGVSPCGACRQFLAEFNYEMVVICVNVIDGSRRTFKLSSLLPEAFDATHLPAQS; this comes from the coding sequence ATGAGCGAAATTAAATCTACTGACATCGATCGACTCGTTCGACGTGCGACCCAAGCCCGCGATCACGCCTATGCCCCTCACAGCCATTTCTATGTGGGATCTGCGGTGCTGGTCGAGGACGGACAGATCGTCGACGGATGCAACGTCGAGAACGCGAGCTACTCACTTTGCATGTGTGCCGAACGCACCGCTGCCGCTGCGGCGGTAGCCTCAGGCCATCGTAATATTCGCGCGGTGGCTGTCGCCAGCATTGGCGGTGTTTCTCCTTGCGGCGCATGCCGGCAATTTCTTGCCGAGTTCAACTACGAGATGGTAGTGATCTGCGTCAACGTGATCGATGGAAGCCGGAGGACGTTTAAGCTCTCCTCACTTCTCCCCGAAGCTTTCGATGCCACCCATCTACCGGCCCAGTCGTAG
- a CDS encoding metal ABC transporter ATP-binding protein, with translation MTRPFAAGAIADSHPLASGDSNCPLSVYDLTVAYHRKPVIWDIGFDLPAGQLIGVVGPNGAGKSTLLKAVMDLIPRASGRVRVFGDTYRHNRHRVGYVPQRESVDWQFPVSALDVVTMGLYDEIGWCLPVRRKHREKALVALDRVGIADLANRQISQLSGGQQQRTFLARALVQDADLYLMDEPFAAVDASTERAIVEILRDLKARGKTAVVIHHDLQTVPEYFDYVVLLNMRIVAHGPVETTFTPENLNKTYGGRLTLLDEVTEAMRRREQSL, from the coding sequence ATGACACGACCTTTTGCCGCTGGCGCGATAGCCGACTCTCATCCTTTGGCAAGTGGCGATTCAAATTGTCCGCTATCGGTTTATGACCTTACCGTTGCCTATCATCGAAAACCGGTGATCTGGGATATCGGGTTCGATTTGCCCGCGGGGCAACTGATTGGCGTTGTCGGGCCCAATGGAGCTGGCAAGAGCACTCTGCTAAAGGCCGTGATGGATTTGATTCCGCGTGCCTCAGGACGCGTGCGGGTATTCGGCGATACGTACCGGCATAACCGCCATCGCGTCGGCTATGTGCCCCAGCGTGAGAGTGTTGATTGGCAGTTTCCCGTCAGCGCGCTGGATGTCGTAACGATGGGGCTGTACGACGAAATTGGATGGTGTTTGCCGGTTCGCCGAAAGCACCGAGAGAAAGCACTCGTCGCACTTGATCGCGTGGGAATCGCGGACCTCGCCAATCGACAAATTAGCCAGCTTTCGGGCGGCCAGCAACAGCGTACCTTTTTAGCGAGGGCGTTGGTTCAGGACGCGGACTTGTACTTAATGGACGAACCGTTCGCGGCAGTCGATGCGTCAACAGAGCGAGCGATTGTGGAAATCCTTCGCGATTTGAAAGCTCGTGGCAAGACGGCTGTTGTGATTCATCATGACCTGCAAACGGTTCCTGAGTACTTTGATTACGTGGTGTTGCTCAACATGCGAATCGTGGCTCATGGTCCGGTGGAAACGACATTCACGCCAGAGAATTTGAACAAGACGTACGGTGGTCGTTTGACCTTGCTCGACGAAGTCACCGAAGCGATGCGTCGTCGGGAGCAGTCCTTGTGA
- a CDS encoding DUF1559 domain-containing protein yields MFSIYSARSARTRVRAFTLVELLVVIAIIGILVGLLLPAVQAAREAARRMSCQNNLHNVGIALHNYHYSFKQLPSGWIANDEDHHEPGWGWASAILPQMEQSAAYEQINFSLPIDDDYHEAARLNEIEAFICPSDLLSATFAIAEGEEHDHDHDDDHDDDDHDDDDDDHDHHEHGEPGENVDEGDSLFFVAKSNYVGVYGTYDIHDDLYKGDGLFYGNSRHRFRDILDGLSNTLMVGERNSKLGGSIWHGVIHDANEPAARVIGAADHTPNSQSGHFEDFSSHHVGGAQFILSDGSVHMITDSIDLRVFHALTTRANKEFVSAEDY; encoded by the coding sequence ATGTTTTCAATTTACTCTGCGCGGTCAGCGCGCACGCGCGTTCGCGCTTTCACTCTGGTCGAACTTCTGGTGGTTATCGCAATCATCGGAATTCTCGTTGGCCTTTTGTTACCAGCCGTTCAAGCTGCTCGCGAAGCCGCCCGACGAATGTCTTGCCAGAACAACCTGCACAACGTTGGCATTGCTCTGCACAACTACCACTATTCATTCAAGCAACTACCGAGCGGTTGGATTGCGAACGATGAAGATCATCACGAGCCGGGCTGGGGCTGGGCTTCCGCGATTTTGCCTCAAATGGAACAGTCCGCAGCGTACGAGCAGATCAACTTTTCGCTTCCGATCGACGACGACTACCACGAAGCTGCTCGGCTGAATGAGATTGAAGCGTTCATTTGCCCCAGTGACCTGCTTTCAGCCACGTTTGCTATCGCAGAGGGTGAAGAGCACGACCATGATCACGATGATGACCATGACGACGACGATCATGATGACGACGACGATGACCACGATCACCACGAACATGGTGAACCTGGCGAAAATGTAGACGAAGGCGACAGCCTTTTCTTTGTTGCAAAGAGCAACTACGTGGGCGTTTACGGCACCTACGACATCCACGACGACCTGTATAAGGGGGATGGATTATTTTACGGCAATAGCCGACACCGGTTCCGCGATATCCTTGACGGTCTAAGCAACACGTTGATGGTTGGCGAACGCAACAGCAAGTTGGGTGGTTCGATTTGGCATGGAGTGATTCATGACGCGAACGAACCTGCGGCCCGCGTGATTGGCGCCGCCGATCACACACCGAATTCTCAGTCGGGTCACTTCGAAGATTTCAGCAGCCACCACGTGGGCGGAGCGCAGTTCATTTTGTCCGACGGTTCGGTCCACATGATCACGGACTCGATTGACCTGCGTGTTTTTCATGCATTGACCACTCGCGCGAACAAAGAGTTCGTGTCGGCTGAGGATTACTAA
- a CDS encoding metal ABC transporter permease, which yields MGSRWAMLAGLAVLVAVSKGSAQDLGVVGESAFDQTSAWPTLSQWWRVISLQDYNTRIVVLGVAVLGASAGLVGSFTLLRKRALMGDALSHASLPGIGLAFMIATWFGRDGKSIGYLLAGATISGLLGVATILWIRNRTRLKEDAALGIVLSVFFGAGVAILSLIQQMEVGHAAGLEGFIYGKTASMRSSDVALISVASLIAISVCLLNFKELKLLCFDEGFAGSRGYPVVLLDVLLMSMVVLVTIVGLQAVGLILVIALMVIPAAAARFWTDSLWRMTAYSAVLGMVGCVSGAIISAVFPNLPSGAMIVLVCAVFFFLSMMFGTSRGVLIRTIRRRRLNRRIERQHLLRAMYERLAPSERNDSIAAKTPVAFDSLLDLRSWSRQRLHKIIRRAEDDELVRMRFPTSKSVQAEILLTRAGYIEGARLTRQHRLWELYLIAYAEVAPGLVDRDADDIEHVLAPEIVDKLEDLLEEEQMRIPVPDCPHEMSSSEAAHTTTGSERA from the coding sequence ATGGGATCGCGATGGGCGATGCTGGCTGGATTGGCCGTGCTGGTTGCGGTGAGCAAAGGCTCAGCGCAGGACTTGGGCGTCGTCGGTGAGTCCGCATTCGACCAAACCTCTGCATGGCCGACATTGTCCCAGTGGTGGCGAGTTATTTCGTTGCAGGATTACAACACCCGCATCGTAGTCTTGGGCGTTGCTGTGTTGGGGGCCAGCGCTGGATTAGTCGGCAGCTTCACACTGCTTCGCAAGCGTGCCTTGATGGGTGATGCGCTTTCCCACGCCAGTTTGCCTGGCATTGGATTGGCATTCATGATCGCAACTTGGTTTGGGCGTGACGGCAAGTCGATCGGCTATTTACTTGCCGGAGCAACCATCAGTGGTCTGTTGGGTGTGGCAACCATTCTTTGGATTCGCAATCGCACCCGCCTAAAGGAAGATGCAGCCCTAGGAATTGTGCTTAGCGTTTTCTTCGGTGCTGGCGTCGCGATCCTAAGTTTGATTCAGCAGATGGAAGTCGGGCACGCGGCGGGGCTAGAAGGTTTTATCTATGGCAAAACCGCGTCGATGCGATCATCGGACGTTGCTTTGATTTCCGTTGCATCGCTGATTGCGATATCCGTTTGCTTACTCAACTTCAAAGAGCTGAAGCTGTTGTGTTTCGATGAGGGGTTTGCTGGATCACGCGGCTACCCGGTCGTGTTGCTCGACGTGCTGCTGATGTCCATGGTGGTGTTGGTGACCATCGTGGGGCTGCAAGCGGTCGGATTGATCCTGGTGATTGCATTGATGGTGATTCCGGCAGCCGCCGCGAGGTTTTGGACGGATTCCCTGTGGCGGATGACAGCGTATTCGGCAGTATTGGGAATGGTGGGCTGTGTTTCGGGGGCCATCATCAGTGCCGTTTTTCCGAACCTGCCTTCGGGGGCGATGATCGTGCTCGTTTGCGCCGTCTTCTTTTTTCTTAGCATGATGTTTGGAACATCACGAGGCGTTTTGATTCGGACCATTCGCCGTCGACGTCTCAATCGTCGGATCGAACGACAGCACCTGCTGCGTGCGATGTATGAACGGCTCGCACCATCAGAGCGGAATGATTCCATTGCCGCCAAAACACCGGTGGCCTTCGACAGTCTGTTGGATCTAAGAAGTTGGTCGCGCCAGAGGCTTCACAAGATCATACGTCGCGCCGAAGACGATGAATTGGTGCGAATGCGTTTCCCTACCTCCAAGAGTGTTCAGGCGGAAATCTTGTTAACGCGGGCAGGTTACATCGAAGGTGCGAGACTGACTCGCCAGCACCGTTTGTGGGAACTCTACTTGATCGCCTACGCGGAAGTGGCGCCCGGGCTTGTGGACCGTGATGCAGATGACATCGAACACGTTCTTGCGCCCGAGATTGTCGATAAATTGGAAGACTTGCTCGAAGAGGAACAGATGAGGATTCCGGTTCCGGATTGTCCCCACGAGATGTCCTCGAGTGAAGCCGCACATACGACGACCGGGAGTGAGCGAGCATGA
- a CDS encoding alpha/beta hydrolase: MSFCFKPILCVCVLVATLHSNSLQVLADDATYQTASDIAYRENPDQDQYINERCRLDVYYPVDQQDVATVVWFHGGGLKSGDRSIPDPLKQKGIAVVAVNYRLHPKVEAPTYIQDAAAAVAWTFENIESYGGSTDKIFVSGHSAGGYLTSMIGLDKRWLSRHGIDADQIAGLIPFSGHTITHFTIRAERGIAGTQPIVDDLAPLFHVRKDCPPTLLITGDREKEMLGRYEENAYFWRMMKEVKHPDIELFELEGYNHGGMDEPAYPLLLKFVERITSRTNR, encoded by the coding sequence ATGTCATTCTGTTTCAAACCCATTCTTTGCGTCTGCGTTCTTGTCGCTACTCTTCACAGCAACAGCCTACAGGTGTTGGCCGACGATGCGACCTACCAGACGGCTTCGGATATCGCCTATCGTGAAAATCCAGACCAAGACCAATACATCAACGAGCGATGTCGGCTTGACGTTTATTATCCCGTAGACCAGCAGGACGTTGCGACCGTAGTCTGGTTCCATGGCGGAGGACTGAAGTCGGGCGACCGCAGCATCCCGGATCCGTTAAAACAGAAAGGCATCGCCGTGGTGGCTGTTAACTATCGCTTGCATCCCAAGGTGGAGGCTCCGACTTACATTCAAGACGCAGCGGCGGCGGTAGCATGGACGTTCGAGAACATCGAATCGTACGGTGGGTCAACGGACAAGATCTTCGTCAGTGGTCATTCCGCGGGCGGATACCTCACCAGCATGATCGGACTCGACAAACGCTGGCTGTCACGTCATGGTATTGACGCAGACCAAATCGCAGGACTGATCCCCTTCAGCGGCCATACGATCACGCATTTTACGATTCGTGCCGAACGAGGAATCGCTGGCACGCAACCAATCGTCGATGATTTGGCACCGCTTTTTCATGTGCGAAAAGACTGTCCACCGACTCTGCTGATCACGGGTGACCGGGAAAAAGAAATGCTCGGTCGCTACGAAGAAAATGCCTACTTTTGGCGAATGATGAAGGAGGTGAAGCATCCCGACATCGAACTCTTCGAACTCGAAGGCTATAACCACGGCGGAATGGACGAACCGGCTTACCCGCTGCTGTTGAAGTTTGTCGAACGAATCACTAGCCGCACGAATCGCTAA
- a CDS encoding metal ABC transporter permease encodes MTEFAWDSSLDGWIIVVGALCAVASALLGNFLVLRRMSMLGDAVTHAVLPGIAAAFFISSSRSSLPMFIGAVVVGVLTAVFTEWIRNVGKVDEGASMGVVFTSLFALGLVMLVQVADDVDLDPNCVLYGALEMTPLDLVPILGFFVPRAALILAVVTLLNLTFVVLFFKELKISSFDPALATTMGFSARWMHYALMVLVSITAVASFESVGSILVVAMFVVPAAAAYMLTDRLATMVGLSVVLAIASSVGGHLAAITVPRFFGFGSTTTAGMMAVVSGGLFVLAALLGPSHGVLVKWVRRQRLSWQILCDDIVALLYRVEEKPNQVITLDDLADQLLTSPWSLNTALRMLRRKGEISADGSLHLTPKGHDRGRELVRSHRLWEQYLVVETSAEADRIHPQAEQFEHFTDRTLRDRLDDHTEAPTEDPHGSPIPHEKDSP; translated from the coding sequence ATGACAGAGTTCGCTTGGGATTCATCGCTTGACGGCTGGATCATAGTGGTTGGTGCTCTATGTGCCGTCGCCTCTGCACTGTTGGGCAATTTTCTTGTGCTGCGTCGAATGAGCATGCTCGGCGACGCGGTTACCCACGCAGTTTTGCCGGGTATTGCAGCGGCGTTCTTTATCAGCAGCAGTCGAAGCAGCTTGCCGATGTTCATTGGTGCGGTCGTCGTCGGAGTATTGACGGCAGTGTTTACCGAATGGATTCGCAACGTTGGTAAGGTTGACGAAGGGGCCTCCATGGGAGTCGTCTTCACATCCCTGTTTGCGTTGGGGTTGGTAATGTTGGTCCAAGTGGCCGACGATGTCGATTTGGATCCCAATTGCGTGCTCTACGGGGCATTAGAGATGACACCGTTGGACCTGGTTCCCATTTTGGGTTTCTTCGTCCCTCGCGCTGCCTTGATCCTAGCGGTGGTCACGCTTCTCAATTTGACCTTTGTGGTGCTGTTCTTTAAGGAGCTTAAGATCAGCTCATTCGATCCAGCATTGGCAACCACGATGGGGTTCTCGGCTCGCTGGATGCATTATGCATTAATGGTACTAGTGTCGATCACGGCGGTTGCGAGTTTCGAAAGCGTGGGCAGTATCTTGGTGGTAGCGATGTTTGTCGTGCCAGCGGCTGCGGCTTACATGCTGACCGATCGTCTTGCAACGATGGTCGGTCTAAGCGTGGTGCTGGCCATCGCTTCGTCGGTTGGAGGTCACTTGGCGGCGATTACGGTGCCGCGATTTTTTGGGTTCGGCAGCACAACCACGGCCGGCATGATGGCTGTGGTTAGCGGCGGACTTTTTGTGCTCGCTGCGTTGTTGGGCCCAAGTCACGGTGTCTTAGTGAAATGGGTTCGTCGACAACGATTGTCGTGGCAGATCCTTTGCGACGACATTGTTGCACTGCTTTATCGCGTCGAAGAAAAACCCAATCAAGTGATCACCTTGGACGATCTTGCGGATCAATTGTTAACGAGTCCTTGGTCACTCAACACGGCTTTAAGAATGCTGCGTCGCAAGGGTGAGATCAGCGCTGATGGATCGCTTCACCTAACACCCAAAGGTCACGACCGTGGTCGAGAGCTCGTGCGTTCCCACCGCCTTTGGGAGCAATACTTGGTCGTCGAAACGAGTGCTGAGGCGGACCGTATCCATCCGCAAGCTGAGCAGTTTGAGCACTTCACCGATCGAACACTACGTGATCGTCTCGATGATCACACCGAAGCACCCACCGAAGACCCACACGGCAGTCCGATTCCCCATGAAAAGGACTCGCCGTAG
- a CDS encoding thymidine phosphorylase, whose product MLASTLIVKKREGGELSDSEIRFLIDGFCEGNVADYQMSALAMAICLRGMTEREITTLTMAMLESGERLPRTDRGKPRVDKHSTGGLGDKVSLILAPLLAVCDVDVPMVSGRGLGLTGGTLDKLEAIEGFRTDFSSEEATQLLDQVGAFIISASDKIAPADRRLYALRDVTGTVESIALITASILSKKLSASLDALVMDVKCGSGAFMPTLEQAEKLSRSIVSVGVAAGMPTQAMITDMDQPLGETIGNAIEVNESLEVLQGKPGVVRDLTVALCANLLVQVGTEATSESANARLERALDDGSAMERFEALVHAQSGKLAGPLPLAKPHVINAKRAGFVERVDCPAIGEAVVAMGGGRRMKGDQLNHQVGIRTHCRVGAKVEQGDPLLTVYCDSAADYAELLAEAVVVVDQPVSERPLIVKRFQ is encoded by the coding sequence ATGCTCGCCTCAACGTTAATTGTTAAGAAACGTGAAGGCGGTGAACTATCCGACAGCGAAATCCGGTTTCTGATCGATGGGTTTTGCGAAGGCAACGTCGCCGACTATCAAATGTCAGCGCTGGCGATGGCAATTTGCCTTCGCGGCATGACCGAACGTGAAATCACCACGCTCACCATGGCGATGCTCGAAAGTGGCGAACGACTGCCTCGCACCGACCGTGGCAAACCTCGCGTCGACAAACACAGCACTGGCGGATTAGGCGACAAAGTCTCGCTGATCTTGGCACCCCTGCTAGCGGTTTGCGACGTCGACGTGCCGATGGTCAGTGGTCGTGGCCTGGGGCTTACCGGGGGAACCCTCGACAAACTAGAAGCAATCGAGGGTTTCCGCACCGACTTCTCGAGCGAAGAAGCGACCCAATTGCTGGACCAAGTGGGTGCTTTTATCATCAGTGCGAGCGACAAAATTGCTCCCGCCGATCGCAGGCTTTATGCGCTACGCGACGTGACGGGCACGGTCGAATCGATCGCGTTGATCACCGCCAGCATTCTGAGCAAGAAGTTGTCGGCAAGTTTGGATGCGTTAGTCATGGACGTCAAATGCGGAAGCGGCGCCTTCATGCCGACGTTAGAGCAAGCTGAGAAACTTTCTCGGTCGATCGTTTCCGTTGGCGTGGCCGCCGGGATGCCGACCCAAGCAATGATTACCGATATGGACCAACCCTTGGGCGAAACGATTGGCAATGCTATCGAAGTCAACGAGTCGCTTGAGGTTCTTCAAGGCAAACCAGGAGTTGTGCGCGATCTAACGGTCGCCCTTTGCGCCAATTTGCTTGTCCAAGTTGGCACAGAAGCCACGTCTGAGTCAGCGAATGCAAGGCTCGAACGCGCGCTTGATGACGGTTCCGCGATGGAAAGATTCGAAGCCCTGGTTCATGCTCAATCCGGAAAGCTGGCGGGCCCACTGCCTCTTGCAAAACCTCATGTCATTAACGCCAAACGGGCCGGGTTCGTCGAACGCGTGGATTGTCCCGCCATCGGTGAAGCTGTGGTCGCGATGGGTGGCGGCCGACGCATGAAGGGCGATCAGCTTAATCATCAGGTGGGAATCCGCACCCACTGCCGGGTTGGGGCGAAGGTCGAACAGGGCGATCCGTTGTTGACTGTATATTGCGATTCGGCAGCAGACTATGCTGAGTTACTTGCCGAGGCGGTGGTTGTTGTGGACCAACCTGTGAGTGAGCGTCCTTTAATTGTGAAACGTTTCCAATAG
- a CDS encoding 6-pyruvoyl trahydropterin synthase family protein, whose translation MSLTIMRRIKFCAGHRLFGHGGKCEHFHGHNYVADFFVQGDSQDDVGRVLDFSDLKKRVKGWIDEHWDHSFLIRDTDENAKQALSMVVPSRFFVMPYNPTAENMAKYLLEEMCPEALQGTGARAVRVRVWETDESFAEAAIQNQHDSDDSYVTSETISL comes from the coding sequence ATGAGTTTAACGATTATGAGGCGCATCAAGTTTTGCGCCGGACACCGACTGTTTGGGCACGGTGGCAAGTGCGAGCACTTCCATGGCCATAACTATGTTGCCGATTTCTTTGTCCAGGGAGACAGCCAAGATGACGTCGGTCGAGTGCTTGATTTCTCGGATCTAAAGAAGCGTGTCAAAGGCTGGATTGACGAACACTGGGATCACAGCTTTTTGATTCGCGACACGGACGAGAATGCAAAGCAAGCATTGTCGATGGTTGTCCCAAGTCGATTCTTTGTGATGCCGTATAACCCGACCGCCGAAAACATGGCTAAGTACCTGCTGGAAGAGATGTGTCCGGAAGCACTTCAAGGCACTGGGGCAAGGGCCGTTCGTGTTCGTGTCTGGGAAACAGACGAATCGTTTGCCGAGGCAGCGATCCAAAACCAACATGACAGCGATGACTCGTACGTGACATCGGAGACGATCTCGCTGTAG
- a CDS encoding S1C family serine protease has protein sequence MNLAPWKTALSCFVFIGVLSSIGLNGFSLADDLESVVEEVPAEVKAGPRALSKAFRMAARKASPSVVTILTYGQEPKGLPQTSSRGKEGDDSDAEVYDEKRLTGLGSGVIVSDDGMVITNNHVIAGAKRVVVQLPDETELEATEVYGDRDSDVATLRIVVDPSQESMRDVTLVGADVGDSDAIEIGDWVLAIGSPFRLEATVSAGIISAKNRAISRINRGRLIQTDAAINPGNSGGPLIDLDGNVVAINTAIATRNGGYQGIGFAIPINQAKWIAEELAQHGKVRRAAIGIRMAELKPKIARKFKLPSGIGILAYQIIGNSAAQRAGIKPLDVIVEFAGERVTKPANLQLIVERKPIGSLQTVKVLRGNEEIELEIEIASLEDPTLSNDSATEGEAESASQSSESDEDSEADLPMLDEVEEAKKAMEESKDD, from the coding sequence ATGAATCTTGCTCCGTGGAAAACCGCTCTTTCCTGTTTTGTCTTCATCGGCGTTCTTTCATCCATAGGTTTGAACGGTTTCAGCCTCGCCGATGATCTCGAATCGGTGGTTGAGGAAGTTCCGGCTGAAGTGAAGGCTGGTCCCCGGGCTTTGTCCAAGGCCTTTCGTATGGCCGCCAGGAAAGCCTCGCCCTCGGTGGTCACCATTTTGACTTACGGACAAGAGCCCAAAGGCTTGCCGCAAACCTCGTCTCGCGGCAAAGAGGGCGACGATTCAGATGCCGAGGTCTACGACGAAAAGCGACTGACGGGACTGGGAAGTGGTGTGATCGTTTCAGACGATGGAATGGTGATCACCAACAACCACGTGATTGCCGGAGCAAAACGCGTGGTCGTTCAGTTGCCCGACGAAACGGAACTTGAAGCGACCGAGGTTTACGGCGATCGTGATTCCGATGTTGCGACGCTTCGCATTGTGGTGGACCCGAGTCAGGAAAGCATGCGAGATGTAACTTTGGTTGGCGCCGATGTTGGCGACTCGGACGCGATTGAAATCGGCGATTGGGTGTTAGCGATCGGTAGCCCCTTTCGGCTTGAAGCGACAGTGAGTGCGGGCATCATCAGTGCGAAGAACCGAGCGATCTCGAGGATCAACCGCGGTCGCTTGATCCAGACGGATGCGGCAATTAATCCGGGCAATTCGGGTGGCCCTTTGATTGACCTTGATGGAAATGTGGTCGCGATCAACACTGCGATCGCTACTCGAAATGGTGGATATCAGGGAATTGGTTTTGCCATTCCGATCAACCAAGCCAAGTGGATCGCAGAAGAATTGGCTCAGCACGGTAAGGTCCGCCGAGCGGCGATTGGGATTCGCATGGCTGAACTGAAGCCAAAGATCGCTCGCAAGTTCAAGCTGCCTTCGGGCATAGGCATCCTCGCCTATCAAATCATCGGGAATTCGGCTGCTCAGCGCGCTGGCATCAAGCCGCTCGACGTAATTGTCGAGTTTGCTGGCGAGCGGGTTACCAAGCCAGCCAACTTGCAATTAATTGTTGAACGTAAACCGATCGGATCCTTGCAAACGGTGAAGGTGCTACGCGGCAATGAAGAGATCGAGTTGGAGATAGAAATCGCATCGCTCGAAGATCCCACGCTCAGTAACGATTCAGCAACTGAAGGTGAAGCAGAATCGGCATCCCAGTCCAGCGAGTCTGACGAAGATTCAGAGGCTGATCTACCGATGCTTGATGAGGTTGAAGAAGCAAAGAAAGCGATGGAAGAGTCAAAGGACGACTAG
- a CDS encoding metal ABC transporter solute-binding protein, Zn/Mn family: MNVVATTGMVADIVKVVAGPHANVIQMIGSGVDPHLHKPSRDDVQLIMRADIVFYSGLMLEGKMSDTFVKLARSKPVIAVTEAIDPAVLLEPEEMSGHLDPHVWNDVSAWSQCVGAVQQALSEFDPAHSKDYALNATKYQAALAELHEYGIKSIATIPQDQRILVTSHDAFNYFGRAYHLKVMGVQGISTESEAGIQRINQLVDTLVENDVRAVFIESSVSPKNIDALIEGAQSKNHPVVIGGELYSDAMGPAGTYEGTYMGMLDHNITIVTLALGGKAPQHGLHGKLQASSHGAKNHDEALETKFETVDSTK, translated from the coding sequence ATGAATGTGGTCGCAACCACGGGAATGGTGGCGGATATCGTCAAGGTCGTTGCTGGTCCACACGCCAATGTGATTCAGATGATCGGGTCTGGCGTGGACCCCCATCTGCACAAACCTTCGCGAGACGATGTGCAGTTGATCATGCGAGCAGACATTGTTTTCTATAGCGGTTTGATGCTTGAAGGCAAAATGAGCGACACGTTTGTCAAGTTAGCGAGGTCCAAGCCGGTGATCGCAGTGACTGAGGCAATCGATCCTGCAGTCTTGCTTGAACCCGAAGAAATGTCCGGACATTTGGATCCGCACGTATGGAATGATGTTTCGGCGTGGAGTCAGTGTGTGGGAGCGGTACAGCAAGCGCTTAGCGAGTTTGACCCGGCCCATTCGAAAGATTACGCACTCAATGCGACAAAGTACCAAGCTGCACTCGCTGAACTGCACGAGTATGGAATCAAGTCAATCGCGACGATTCCCCAAGATCAACGGATTCTCGTGACATCCCATGATGCCTTTAATTACTTTGGGCGAGCGTATCACCTCAAAGTCATGGGGGTTCAAGGCATTTCTACCGAATCCGAAGCTGGCATTCAGCGTATCAATCAGTTGGTCGATACGTTGGTTGAAAATGATGTCCGCGCGGTGTTCATTGAGAGCAGCGTATCACCCAAGAACATTGATGCACTCATTGAAGGTGCCCAGTCGAAGAATCACCCGGTCGTCATCGGCGGTGAACTCTACAGCGATGCTATGGGACCGGCGGGGACCTACGAGGGAACCTACATGGGCATGCTCGACCACAACATCACGATTGTTACCCTCGCTCTAGGCGGCAAAGCTCCTCAGCATGGCCTGCACGGAAAATTGCAGGCGAGTAGTCACGGTGCGAAGAATCATGACGAGGCTTTGGAAACCAAGTTCGAAACGGTTGATTCAACAAAATGA